A single window of Nicotiana sylvestris chromosome 5, ASM39365v2, whole genome shotgun sequence DNA harbors:
- the LOC138869229 gene encoding intracellular protein transport protein USO1-like — translation MHDLIIAEDSELWDIICDGSYVPMKKLEETGPIVSKDRKEYIDIDRKAVEKNYRAKKILVCGIGPDEYNRVSACDTAKEIWESKIDMLTTEYELFRMNDDESIQDMHTGFTSIINELHLLGNVIPRNKFVRKILSVLPGSWESKGDSSSESERESDAENSSMMEVETKATKYDSLFALMARSDEDEEDEDDEVNFRDVQRNLKSYSSKKLRSLANILIDVYYSLDNDKEILTLELGEAEQSRDDLEALNEKITSAENERDDLMVVVADLKETVEGLSNEKHTLEGKSLATEKERDDCLVIITDLVEIIEGLNREHRTVSLGKGKKVVSETHIKLEHELNDVKTSLCGELEKNRQLQAELEKIKGDLEKSRKWIWSSDDVTAMYLNNSENRKGSGSKGRKLLTTLTASTSMFLITGSVHTVGKMSTSKKIARPGLNLLRKTKCLLIK, via the exons ATGCATGACTTAATAATTGCCGAAGATTCAGAACTAtgggacatcatttgtgatggtTCATATGTTCCTATGAAGAAGCTTGAAGAAACTGGACCAATAGTGTCGAAAGACAGAAAAGAGTACATCGACATTGATAGAAAAGccgtagaaaagaactatcgtgccaaAAAAATCTTGGTATGtggcataggacctgatgagtacaataGAGTCTCAGCGTGTgatactgccaaagaaatatgggag tccaagattgacatgctcaccacagagtatgagctctttaggatgaacgatgatgagtctatacaagatatgcacaccggattcacctccatcataaatgagcttcatttACTTGGAAAtgtcattcccagaaacaagtttgtaaggaaaatcctcagtgttctacctggttcttgggaaagtaag GGAGATTCCTCCAGTGAATCAGAAAGGGAATCAGATGCAGAAAATAGTTCCATGATGGAAGTGGAAACTAAAGCAACGAAGTATGACTCACTGTTTGCGTTGATGGCTCGGtctgatgaggatgaagaagatgaagatgatgaggtaaacttcagggatgttcagagaaatctgaaatcctactcttctaagaagtTAAGGTCATTAGCCAATATTTTAATTGATGTTTATTATAGCCTTGAtaatgataaggagatcctgaccttagaactaggagaagctgaacaatctagagatgatctg gaagctttaaatgaaaaaataactagtgcagaaaatgagagagatgacctgATGGTAGTGGTGGCTGACTTGAAGGAAACAGTAGAAGGTCTTAGTAATGAGAAACACACTCTAGAAGGAAAAAGTTTAGCTACTGAGAAAGAGAGGGATGATTGTTTAGTGATAATTACTGACCTAGTGGAaatcattgagggactcaatagagaacataggacTGTAAGCCTTGGGAAAGGGAAAAAAGTAGTTAGTGAGACACACATCAAGCTTGAACATGAGTTAAACGATGTGAAAACCAGTCTATGtggtgaacttgagaaaaatcgACAACTTCAAGCTGAATTAGAGAAAATCAAAggtgatcttgagaaatctcgaAAGTGGATCTGGTCCTCAGATGATGTGACTGCCATGTACTTGAATAACAGTGAAAACAGGAAGGgatcgggttccaaagggagaaaactccttacaaccctcacagcaagtaCGTCAATGTTCTTAATAACTGGCAGTGTACACACTGTGGGAAAAATGagcacttcaaagaaaattgccaggccaGGGCTCAATCTGttaagaaaaacaaagtgtttactgATAAAGTGA